A region of Pasteurellaceae bacterium Orientalotternb1 DNA encodes the following proteins:
- a CDS encoding glutathione peroxidase, whose amino-acid sequence MSATMEGKKVPEVTFHTRQGDQWVDVTSSSLFDNKTVVVFSLPGAFTPTCSSTHLPRYNELANEFKALGVDDIVCISVNDTFVMNAWKAEQESESITVIPDGNGEFTARMGMLVDKDDLGFGKRSWRYSMLVKNGVVEKMFVEPNEPGDPFKVSDADTMLKYIKPDWQAKPSVTIFTKPGCPFCIKAKLLLDTKGLVYEEIVLGRDASTTSVRAITGKSSVPQVFIGGQHIGGSDDLEKYVA is encoded by the coding sequence ATGTCTGCAACAATGGAAGGAAAGAAAGTCCCTGAAGTCACATTCCATACTCGCCAAGGCGATCAATGGGTTGATGTGACAAGTTCCTCGCTTTTCGATAACAAAACCGTTGTCGTGTTTTCATTACCAGGGGCATTTACCCCGACTTGCTCATCAACTCATTTACCACGCTACAATGAATTAGCAAATGAATTCAAAGCATTAGGTGTAGATGATATTGTATGTATTTCAGTAAATGACACATTCGTTATGAATGCTTGGAAAGCAGAGCAAGAAAGTGAAAGCATCACCGTTATTCCAGATGGCAACGGTGAATTTACTGCTAGAATGGGAATGTTGGTTGATAAAGATGACTTAGGCTTTGGCAAACGCTCTTGGCGTTACTCTATGTTAGTCAAAAATGGGGTAGTAGAAAAAATGTTTGTGGAACCAAACGAGCCTGGCGACCCATTCAAAGTATCTGATGCGGATACTATGCTCAAATATATCAAACCAGATTGGCAAGCAAAACCGTCTGTAACCATTTTCACCAAACCTGGTTGCCCGTTCTGCATTAAAGCTAAATTATTGTTGGATACCAAAGGCTTAGTCTACGAAGAAATCGTACTTGGTCGTGATGCAAGCACCACCTCTGTGCGTGCTATCACAGGCAAAAGTAGTGTGCCGCAAGTCTTCATCGGTGGTCAGCACATCGGTGGTAGCGATGATTTAGAAAAATACGTTGCTTAA
- a CDS encoding peptidylprolyl isomerase, whose amino-acid sequence MITLHTNFGDIKIALNFDKAPNTAANFETYCKDGFYNGTIFHRVIDGFMIQGGGMESGLREKNTRAPIKNEANNGLSNKRGTIAMARTSDPHSATAQFFINVADNPFLNYRSKEMHGREVVQEWGYCVFGEVVEGMDVVDKIKGVKTGNHGFHQDVPKEDVVITSVIVE is encoded by the coding sequence ATGATTACGTTACACACCAATTTCGGCGACATCAAAATCGCCTTAAATTTCGATAAAGCCCCTAATACGGCAGCCAACTTTGAAACCTACTGCAAAGACGGCTTCTACAACGGCACCATTTTTCACCGTGTGATTGACGGTTTTATGATTCAAGGCGGCGGTATGGAATCTGGTTTGCGTGAGAAAAATACTCGTGCCCCAATCAAAAATGAAGCAAACAACGGCTTAAGCAACAAACGTGGTACTATCGCTATGGCTCGCACCTCTGATCCACATTCTGCAACAGCACAGTTTTTCATCAATGTGGCAGATAACCCCTTTTTAAACTATCGTTCAAAAGAAATGCACGGTCGTGAAGTGGTTCAAGAATGGGGCTACTGCGTGTTTGGCGAAGTCGTTGAAGGTATGGATGTGGTGGATAAAATCAAAGGTGTGAAAACAGGCAATCACGGTTTCCACCAAGACGTGCCGAAAGAAGATGTCGTGATTACTTCTGTTATTGTGGAATAA
- a CDS encoding cysteine--tRNA ligase → MLKIYNTLKREKEEFKPIHPDFVGMYVCGVTVFDFCHFGHGRTFVSFDVIARYLRYLGYNLRYVRNITDVDDKIIKRAIENNENWQDLVERMIREMHRDFDALNILRPDSEPRATLHIPEIIAIVQTLIEKGHAYVAEDGDVMFNVESFQKYGKLSRQNLEQLQAGARVEIKSVKRNPMDFVLWKMSKANEPSWDSPWGKGRPGWHIECSAMNSKELGNHFDIHGGGSDLMFPHHENEIAQSCCAHGDDYVNYWLHTGMLMINKEKMSKSLNNFFTIRDILKQFDAETVRYFFLTAHYRSLLDFSAENIELARSALERLYTALRGCELMELSEDDSYVQAFKEAMNDDFNTPGALAVLFELAREVNKAKSENPAEANRLASRLKQLAGVLGLLEQDPEAFLQGGADNDDVAEIEALIKQRNEARAAKDWAKADEARNKLTAMGIVLEDGANGTTWRKA, encoded by the coding sequence ATGCTCAAAATTTATAACACCCTTAAACGTGAGAAAGAAGAATTTAAACCGATCCACCCCGATTTTGTGGGAATGTATGTCTGCGGTGTCACGGTATTCGACTTCTGTCACTTTGGGCATGGGCGGACGTTTGTCTCTTTCGATGTGATTGCCCGCTATTTACGCTATCTTGGCTACAATTTGCGTTACGTTCGCAACATTACCGATGTGGACGATAAAATCATCAAACGAGCTATCGAAAACAATGAAAATTGGCAAGATTTGGTCGAGCGAATGATCAGGGAAATGCACCGAGATTTTGATGCGTTAAACATTCTTCGTCCCGATTCTGAACCAAGAGCAACGTTGCATATCCCTGAAATTATTGCGATTGTGCAGACTCTTATTGAGAAAGGTCACGCCTATGTCGCGGAAGATGGCGATGTGATGTTCAATGTCGAATCTTTCCAAAAATACGGCAAATTATCCCGCCAAAACCTTGAACAATTGCAAGCAGGGGCGAGGGTTGAAATTAAATCGGTAAAACGCAACCCGATGGATTTCGTGTTGTGGAAAATGTCGAAAGCCAACGAGCCAAGTTGGGATTCGCCTTGGGGAAAAGGTCGCCCAGGTTGGCATATCGAATGTTCAGCAATGAACAGCAAAGAACTTGGCAACCATTTTGATATTCACGGTGGCGGTTCGGATTTAATGTTCCCGCACCACGAAAATGAAATTGCCCAATCGTGCTGTGCTCACGGCGATGATTACGTCAATTACTGGCTGCATACGGGGATGTTGATGATCAACAAAGAGAAGATGTCAAAATCGCTCAACAACTTCTTCACCATTCGTGATATTTTGAAACAGTTTGATGCGGAAACCGTGCGTTATTTCTTCTTAACTGCTCACTATCGCAGCTTGTTAGATTTCAGTGCCGAAAATATTGAACTTGCCCGTTCCGCCCTTGAACGCCTTTATACCGCATTGCGTGGTTGCGAATTAATGGAATTAAGCGAAGACGACAGCTACGTTCAAGCCTTTAAAGAGGCAATGAATGACGACTTCAACACTCCAGGGGCGTTGGCGGTGCTGTTTGAATTGGCTCGTGAAGTCAACAAAGCGAAAAGCGAAAATCCAGCCGAAGCCAACCGCTTGGCAAGTCGCCTAAAACAGTTGGCAGGCGTACTTGGCTTGCTTGAGCAAGATCCAGAAGCATTCTTACAAGGCGGTGCGGACAACGATGACGTTGCCGAAATCGAAGCCTTAATCAAGCAGCGTAATGAAGCCCGTGCTGCAAAAGATTGGGCAAAAGCCGACGAAGCCCGTAACAAACTCACCGCAATGGGCATTGTGCTTGAAGACGGTGCGAACGGCACGACGTGGCGTAAGGCGTAA
- a CDS encoding protein-tyrosine-phosphatase: MKPQINVLFVCLGNICRSPMAECILRAKIRLVHLENCIFTDSAGTSGWHDGENMHHGTAQVLAKHGIDHRGFRSRKIRQNDWEQFDYLVAMDNHNLRDLEQLFGKAPDKLFQITTLCENLPHDHIPDPWYTSDFDETYRLLEQCCDALLAKIRQIHYL, encoded by the coding sequence ATGAAACCTCAAATTAATGTGCTATTTGTGTGCTTAGGCAATATTTGCCGCTCACCGATGGCGGAATGTATTCTGCGAGCCAAAATCCGTTTGGTTCATTTAGAAAATTGTATTTTTACCGACAGTGCAGGTACCTCGGGCTGGCACGATGGTGAAAATATGCACCACGGCACGGCTCAAGTGTTAGCCAAACACGGAATTGACCATCGTGGCTTTAGAAGCCGAAAAATCCGACAAAATGATTGGGAACAGTTTGATTATTTGGTAGCGATGGATAACCATAATCTGCGTGATCTCGAACAACTCTTCGGCAAAGCCCCTGATAAGTTATTTCAAATCACCACATTATGTGAAAACTTGCCACACGATCATATTCCAGATCCTTGGTACACAAGCGATTTTGATGAAACTTACCGCTTGCTTGAGCAATGCTGCGATGCCTTGTTAGCAAAAATCCGCCAAATCCATTATTTATAG
- a CDS encoding exodeoxyribonuclease I: MNQPTFFIYDFESFGINPASDRPAQFAGIRTDSDFNIIGEPVMFYCKQTPDYLPSPEAVMVTGITPQLCNEKGLSEPEFAARIHAEFSQPNTCIMGYNNIRYDDEMTRYTFFRNFFEPYEYSYKNGNSRWDLLDVVRACYALRPDGIEWAYDEDGMPSFKLENLTKANGIAHENAHDAMADVYATIAMAKLIKQKQPKLFQFFFENRGKKALEAMIDTGEMTPLVHVSGMLGNYRGNTAWIAPLAWHPTNQNAVIVCDLAGDIQGLLNEPADVLRQRLYTKKSELEEQGIAHVPLKLVHINKCPILAPAKTLLPENAARLGIDRQACLDNLKLLKANKSVVREKVVEIFSEERTFAESNNVETTLYDGFFSPADKNNMAILRDLPPEHLANHALKFADPRVEKLLFHYRARHYPETLSRAEQIRWQKYCHQRIDEQAAVFSQSIDTLFQTHHDNPEIVKLLEGLTVYAEQLMTQTPKWYSPVSSQTDALLNELNQVVEQSSDKNAKFAALNALIGKKI; this comes from the coding sequence ATGAACCAACCCACTTTTTTTATCTACGATTTTGAGAGTTTTGGGATCAATCCCGCTAGCGACCGCCCTGCACAGTTCGCAGGTATTCGCACCGACAGCGACTTTAACATCATCGGTGAGCCAGTGATGTTCTACTGTAAACAAACGCCCGACTATTTGCCTTCGCCTGAAGCGGTGATGGTTACGGGGATCACTCCACAGCTTTGTAACGAAAAAGGCTTATCCGAACCCGAATTCGCCGCACGCATTCACGCTGAATTTAGCCAGCCAAATACCTGCATTATGGGGTATAACAACATTCGTTATGACGACGAAATGACTCGCTACACCTTCTTCCGTAACTTTTTTGAACCATACGAATACAGCTATAAAAACGGTAATTCCCGCTGGGATTTGCTTGATGTAGTACGGGCGTGCTACGCATTGCGTCCTGACGGTATTGAATGGGCGTATGATGAAGACGGAATGCCGAGTTTCAAACTGGAAAATCTCACCAAAGCCAACGGCATTGCCCACGAAAATGCCCACGATGCGATGGCGGATGTGTATGCGACTATCGCAATGGCGAAGCTGATCAAACAAAAACAGCCGAAGTTATTCCAATTTTTCTTTGAAAATCGTGGCAAAAAAGCCTTGGAAGCGATGATTGATACGGGCGAAATGACCCCGCTGGTACACGTGTCGGGAATGCTCGGCAACTATCGGGGAAATACGGCGTGGATTGCACCGCTTGCGTGGCACCCAACCAATCAAAATGCGGTGATCGTGTGCGATTTAGCGGGCGATATACAAGGGCTGCTGAATGAGCCTGCAGACGTGCTACGACAACGGCTTTACACCAAAAAATCCGAATTAGAAGAACAAGGCATCGCCCACGTTCCGCTAAAATTGGTGCATATCAACAAATGCCCGATTCTCGCCCCTGCCAAAACCTTGCTACCTGAAAATGCAGCACGTTTGGGGATCGATCGCCAAGCCTGTTTGGACAATCTCAAACTGCTCAAAGCGAATAAAAGCGTGGTGCGAGAAAAAGTAGTGGAAATTTTCAGCGAAGAACGCACCTTTGCCGAATCTAACAATGTTGAAACCACATTGTATGACGGCTTTTTCTCGCCTGCGGATAAAAATAATATGGCGATCTTGCGGGATCTGCCTCCCGAACATCTCGCCAATCACGCTCTGAAATTTGCCGATCCACGTGTAGAAAAATTGCTGTTTCACTACCGTGCAAGACATTACCCAGAAACCTTGAGCCGAGCAGAACAAATCCGTTGGCAGAAATATTGCCACCAACGGATTGATGAACAAGCGGCGGTATTTTCTCAATCTATTGATACGCTTTTCCAAACTCACCACGACAACCCAGAGATAGTAAAACTGTTGGAAGGATTGACCGTTTACGCCGAGCAGCTGATGACACAAACGCCAAAATGGTATTCTCCCGTCAGTTCGCAAACGGATGCATTACTGAACGAGCTAAATCAAGTTGTCGAGCAGAGCAGTGATAAAAATGCAAAATTTGCAGCACTCAACGCATTGATTGGTAAGAAAATCTAG
- a CDS encoding DNA-directed RNA polymerase subunit delta, translated as MNKTLLALAFATFSFTAFANTQPVVQAQQAVTSEQNFAKNALVMQTDFSLKDGAVSAMQGVAFGVDRDLKMFNLTHEIPPYNIWEAAYRLYQTATYWPQGTVFVSVVDPGVGTDRKSVVLKTKTGHYFVTPDNGTLTLVAEHLGIEAIRQIDEQTNRLEGSEKSYTFHGRDVYAYTGARLASGKISFEQVGPELEAKVEEIAYQRPTVEEGVLKGNIPVLDIQYGNIWTNISDSLLEQSGIKKEGRVCVEISEKIGEESKVRYTGAMPYKSSFGDVEEGRPLMYLNSLLNVSFALNMDSFADKYKIKSGAEWSVLLKSCEKKN; from the coding sequence ATGAACAAAACCCTTCTCGCCCTTGCCTTCGCCACTTTTTCATTTACGGCTTTTGCCAATACTCAACCTGTTGTGCAAGCCCAACAAGCGGTCACTTCCGAGCAAAATTTTGCAAAAAATGCCCTAGTGATGCAAACGGATTTCAGTTTGAAAGACGGGGCAGTATCGGCAATGCAAGGTGTGGCGTTCGGCGTGGATCGGGATCTGAAAATGTTCAACTTAACGCACGAAATTCCGCCTTATAATATTTGGGAAGCAGCGTATCGTTTATACCAAACCGCTACATACTGGCCGCAAGGCACCGTTTTTGTGAGCGTGGTTGATCCAGGTGTGGGAACTGATCGCAAGTCAGTAGTGTTGAAAACGAAAACAGGGCATTATTTTGTCACACCTGATAACGGTACTTTAACCCTTGTTGCAGAACATCTTGGCATTGAAGCGATTCGTCAAATTGATGAGCAAACAAACCGCTTGGAAGGCTCAGAAAAATCTTATACTTTCCACGGGCGTGATGTGTATGCTTACACGGGAGCACGTTTAGCATCAGGCAAAATCAGCTTTGAGCAAGTTGGTCCTGAATTAGAAGCAAAAGTGGAAGAAATTGCCTACCAGCGTCCAACCGTAGAAGAAGGTGTATTGAAAGGCAATATCCCTGTGCTGGATATTCAATATGGCAATATCTGGACAAACATCAGTGATAGCTTGTTAGAACAGTCTGGCATCAAAAAAGAGGGGCGTGTTTGTGTCGAAATCAGTGAAAAAATCGGCGAAGAAAGCAAAGTCCGCTACACGGGGGCGATGCCATATAAAAGTAGCTTTGGTGATGTAGAAGAAGGTCGACCATTGATGTATCTCAACAGCTTACTCAATGTTTCATTTGCATTGAATATGGACAGCTTTGCGGATAAATACAAAATCAAATCAGGTGCTGAGTGGTCTGTATTACTCAAATCTTGTGAGAAGAAAAATTAA
- a CDS encoding phosphatase, giving the protein MIRDLHSHSTASDGILTPTELIQRAVEQGVEMLALTDHDTLAGIAEAKQAAQSLPIQLISGVEISILWQGKSIHLAALNVDEQNETLINLLKQQAELRQQRAVQIGEKLAKAGIPNAYEGAKKLASGEVTRAHYGRFLVAEGYARNDEHAFKRYLGMGKPAYVKPIWCSMEQAIDATHQAGGVICVAHPLRYKMTARWIRRLIEDFKHAGGDGIEVAGCAQTPDQRQLLARWSKEFELLASVGSDFHYPAGWIELGKGLTLPPECQPIWERF; this is encoded by the coding sequence ATGATTAGAGACCTACATAGCCATAGTACGGCATCAGACGGCATTTTAACGCCAACAGAACTGATTCAACGAGCAGTTGAACAAGGCGTTGAAATGTTGGCTTTGACCGATCACGATACCCTTGCGGGTATTGCGGAAGCCAAACAAGCCGCACAAAGTTTGCCCATTCAACTAATTTCAGGTGTTGAAATTTCGATTCTATGGCAAGGGAAAAGTATTCATTTGGCAGCATTAAATGTCGATGAACAGAATGAAACCTTGATCAATTTACTTAAGCAACAAGCAGAACTTCGCCAACAACGAGCCGTGCAAATCGGCGAAAAACTGGCTAAAGCGGGGATTCCAAATGCTTATGAAGGTGCGAAAAAACTGGCGAGCGGTGAAGTCACCCGAGCGCATTACGGACGATTTCTAGTTGCAGAAGGCTACGCCCGTAATGATGAACACGCTTTTAAACGTTACTTAGGAATGGGAAAGCCTGCCTATGTGAAGCCAATTTGGTGTTCAATGGAACAAGCCATTGATGCCACTCACCAAGCAGGTGGGGTGATTTGTGTGGCACACCCGTTACGTTACAAAATGACGGCACGTTGGATTCGCCGTTTGATCGAAGATTTCAAACACGCAGGCGGCGATGGCATTGAAGTCGCAGGCTGTGCTCAAACGCCTGATCAACGCCAATTGCTCGCTCGTTGGTCGAAAGAATTCGAATTACTCGCTTCAGTGGGATCGGATTTCCATTATCCAGCAGGTTGGATAGAACTCGGCAAGGGATTAACCTTACCCCCAGAATGCCAACCAATTTGGGAACGGTTCTAA
- a CDS encoding replicative DNA helicase translates to MLKPSPKKSDKPSDPQLEQINIAPHSIEAEQAVLGALMLSSEQWDNVAERLQPTDFYNFAHRTIYEQMIELVRNHQPIDLITLDQALKNKGVLQDVGGFAYLAELSKNTPSVANVLTYADIISERAIRRELIAAGNKIAEISYQPKGMSVKDVLDEAERAVFHIAEKRTSSDEGPKNIDAILLDTLARIELLAASKNNGGVTGVTTGFSDLDKKTAGLQPSDLVIVAARPSMGKTTFAMNLCENASLVDIDETDEQGNVIGKKPNKPVLIFSLEMPADQIMMRMLASLSRVDQTKIRTGQVSDDEDWSKISSTMAILQERRNIYIDDSSGLTPTELRSRARRVYRENGGLSLIMVDYLQLMRAPGFADNRTLEIAEISRSLKALAKELEVPVVALSQLNRSLEQRADKRPVNSDLRESGSIEQDADLIMFIYRDEVYHDNSDLKGIAEIIIGKQRNGPIGRVRLTFQGQYSRFDNYHGASYDDEY, encoded by the coding sequence ATGTTGAAACCAAGCCCTAAAAAATCTGACAAACCTTCCGATCCACAATTAGAACAAATCAACATCGCTCCCCATTCTATTGAAGCTGAACAAGCGGTGCTTGGTGCATTAATGTTGAGCAGTGAACAGTGGGATAATGTTGCGGAGCGTTTACAGCCAACAGATTTCTATAATTTTGCACACCGTACTATCTATGAGCAGATGATTGAACTGGTGCGAAATCATCAGCCGATTGATTTGATCACGCTCGATCAAGCCCTAAAAAATAAAGGCGTGTTGCAAGATGTCGGTGGTTTTGCTTATTTAGCCGAACTCTCAAAAAATACGCCAAGTGTAGCGAACGTGCTGACTTATGCAGATATCATCAGCGAACGTGCCATTCGCCGCGAGTTAATTGCTGCAGGGAATAAAATTGCCGAAATCAGCTATCAGCCGAAAGGAATGTCGGTAAAAGATGTGTTGGATGAGGCGGAACGAGCGGTGTTCCATATCGCGGAAAAACGAACATCAAGTGATGAAGGGCCGAAAAACATTGATGCTATTTTGCTTGATACATTGGCTCGAATTGAGTTATTAGCCGCCAGTAAAAATAATGGTGGTGTGACAGGGGTCACCACTGGTTTTTCCGATTTAGATAAAAAAACCGCGGGTTTACAGCCTTCGGATTTAGTGATCGTTGCGGCACGTCCATCTATGGGAAAAACCACCTTTGCTATGAATTTGTGTGAAAATGCTTCTTTGGTAGATATTGATGAAACGGATGAACAGGGCAATGTCATCGGCAAAAAACCAAACAAACCAGTACTCATTTTCAGCCTTGAGATGCCCGCCGACCAAATTATGATGCGTATGTTGGCTTCCCTTTCTCGTGTGGATCAAACTAAAATTCGTACAGGACAGGTGAGTGATGATGAAGATTGGTCGAAAATTTCCAGTACCATGGCGATTTTGCAAGAACGTCGCAATATCTACATTGATGATAGTTCAGGGCTAACGCCAACAGAACTGCGTTCTCGTGCCAGACGAGTTTATCGGGAAAATGGCGGTTTGAGCTTGATTATGGTGGATTACTTGCAGTTGATGCGAGCCCCAGGTTTTGCGGATAACCGCACCCTTGAAATTGCCGAAATTTCCCGCTCGCTCAAAGCCTTAGCCAAAGAACTGGAAGTGCCAGTGGTCGCACTTTCACAGCTTAACCGAAGCCTTGAACAGCGAGCGGACAAACGTCCTGTCAACTCCGATTTGCGTGAATCAGGCTCGATTGAGCAAGATGCCGACTTAATTATGTTTATTTATCGTGATGAAGTTTATCACGACAATTCCGATCTCAAGGGAATTGCTGAAATCATCATCGGTAAGCAGCGTAATGGTCCTATCGGGCGAGTAAGGCTGACTTTCCAAGGGCAATATTCCCGTTTTGATAATTATCACGGTGCGTCTTACGATGACGAATACTAA
- a CDS encoding transcriptional regulator NrdR — protein sequence MRCPFCSEEDSKVTDSRLTGDGYQIRRRRECPKCKERFTTFETAELLVPHIIKNNGNREPFDIQKLRKGIAYALEKRPVSTNDVEQMIQKIVLQLQALGEREVPSKLVGNLVLDGLKSLDKVAYIRFASIYLSFDDIAEFTKEIEKLRLDS from the coding sequence ATGCGTTGCCCATTTTGTTCGGAAGAAGACAGCAAAGTGACTGACTCTCGTCTAACGGGAGATGGTTACCAAATTCGCCGTCGCCGTGAATGTCCAAAGTGCAAAGAACGTTTTACTACCTTTGAAACCGCAGAGCTGCTTGTGCCACATATCATCAAAAATAACGGTAATCGGGAGCCGTTTGATATTCAAAAATTACGCAAAGGCATTGCGTATGCACTTGAGAAACGCCCTGTTAGTACAAATGATGTAGAGCAGATGATCCAAAAAATTGTGCTGCAATTACAAGCACTTGGAGAACGGGAAGTGCCGAGTAAATTGGTCGGCAATTTAGTATTAGATGGGCTGAAAAGCTTAGATAAAGTCGCTTATATTCGTTTTGCTTCTATTTATCTTAGTTTTGATGATATTGCAGAATTTACCAAAGAAATTGAGAAGCTGCGTTTAGACAGTTAA
- a CDS encoding transcription elongation factor GreA, translating into MKQIPMTVRGAALLRDELEFLKNVRRPEIINAIAEAREHGDLKENAEYHAAREQQGFCEGRIQEIEGKLGNAQIIDVTTMPNNGKVIFGTTVTLLNVDSDEEVTYRIVGDDEANIKEGLISVNSPIARGLIGKEVDESVVIQTPGGKVEFEITNVEYL; encoded by the coding sequence ATGAAACAAATTCCAATGACGGTACGTGGTGCAGCATTACTGCGTGATGAACTCGAGTTTTTAAAGAATGTTCGTCGTCCAGAAATCATCAATGCGATTGCCGAAGCTCGTGAACATGGCGATTTAAAAGAAAATGCGGAATATCACGCTGCACGTGAACAGCAAGGATTCTGCGAAGGCCGAATTCAAGAAATTGAAGGCAAACTAGGCAATGCCCAAATTATTGATGTCACCACAATGCCTAACAATGGCAAGGTGATTTTTGGTACAACTGTCACCCTACTGAATGTGGATAGCGACGAAGAAGTGACTTACCGTATCGTAGGTGATGATGAAGCAAACATTAAAGAAGGCTTAATTTCTGTGAATTCGCCTATTGCTCGTGGCTTAATTGGCAAGGAAGTTGATGAATCTGTGGTTATTCAAACCCCAGGCGGTAAAGTAGAATTTGAAATTACCAATGTGGAATATCTCTAG
- a CDS encoding serine-type D-Ala-D-Ala carboxypeptidase, with product MISSLRKFSLFFGLCCFSVANAKIDVPSLLETLPEGASASLIAKNLDTGQIIVDYQSKTFMLPASTQKVLTALATRLALPEDFRFETAFLADGKVENGVLKGNLIARFTGDPDLQSGQLTKLVNELKKQGINQISGDLVLDTSVFASHDKAAGWVWNDLTVCFSAPPAAINIDNNCFYVNLDANQPAGSPVKVDVPAAYPIQVFSSAYVADKAEAGYCLLDAIVSDNNRYHIKGCMSRQSKPFGLSFAVQDPTAYGANIIKSQLKRAGIAFNGQVQQSAKKVEGTVLAVHYSDSLADLLKKMMKKSDNQIADALFRTIANQLHKRPASFPLASHTVHNLLKTKTNMKLDNSVIIDGSGLSRHNQVSAETMLQSLEFIAKNETQLHLLETFPIAGVDGTLAGRGSMTTEPLAKNIMAKTGALKGVYNLAGFMTNARGERIAFVQFINGYSTSSDNERKTKRAPLNQFENSFFMSLYNE from the coding sequence ATGATTTCCTCTCTTCGCAAATTTTCGCTTTTTTTCGGATTGTGTTGTTTTTCAGTGGCAAATGCCAAAATTGATGTCCCTTCTTTGCTTGAAACCCTACCAGAAGGGGCTTCAGCCAGTTTAATTGCCAAAAATCTTGATACGGGGCAAATTATTGTAGATTATCAAAGTAAAACCTTTATGTTGCCCGCCAGTACCCAAAAAGTATTGACCGCATTGGCAACACGTTTGGCACTTCCTGAAGATTTTCGTTTTGAAACCGCATTTTTAGCCGATGGAAAAGTTGAAAATGGTGTACTGAAAGGGAATTTAATTGCTCGTTTTACAGGGGATCCCGATCTTCAAAGCGGACAATTAACAAAACTGGTGAATGAGCTGAAAAAACAAGGCATTAATCAGATCAGTGGCGATCTCGTTTTAGATACTTCCGTGTTCGCAAGTCATGATAAAGCAGCTGGGTGGGTGTGGAATGATTTAACTGTTTGTTTCAGTGCCCCACCAGCAGCAATTAACATTGATAATAACTGTTTTTATGTCAACTTAGATGCAAATCAACCAGCAGGAAGTCCTGTTAAAGTCGATGTGCCAGCGGCTTACCCAATCCAAGTTTTTAGCTCGGCTTATGTTGCAGACAAGGCGGAAGCGGGATACTGTTTGCTCGATGCTATTGTCAGTGATAACAACCGTTATCACATTAAAGGCTGTATGTCGCGTCAAAGTAAACCGTTTGGATTGAGTTTTGCTGTTCAAGATCCTACCGCTTATGGTGCCAATATCATCAAATCTCAACTTAAACGGGCAGGCATTGCATTTAATGGGCAAGTTCAGCAATCCGCAAAAAAGGTTGAAGGTACAGTGTTAGCGGTGCATTACTCTGATTCGCTAGCGGATTTGCTCAAAAAAATGATGAAAAAATCAGATAACCAGATTGCAGATGCGTTATTTCGCACGATTGCTAATCAACTACATAAACGTCCAGCATCTTTTCCATTAGCAAGCCACACCGTGCATAATTTATTGAAAACCAAAACTAATATGAAGTTGGATAACAGTGTCATTATTGATGGATCAGGGCTTTCTCGCCATAACCAAGTAAGTGCAGAAACAATGCTCCAATCATTGGAATTTATCGCTAAAAATGAAACCCAACTTCACTTGCTTGAAACGTTTCCAATTGCAGGGGTAGATGGCACCCTTGCGGGACGAGGTTCAATGACAACCGAACCATTAGCCAAAAATATTATGGCAAAAACAGGGGCATTGAAAGGTGTATATAATTTAGCGGGGTTTATGACCAATGCACGAGGTGAACGAATTGCATTTGTTCAATTTATCAACGGCTATTCAACATCTAGCGATAATGAACGTAAAACAAAGCGTGCACCTTTAAACCAATTTGAGAACAGCTTTTTTATGAGTTTATATAATGAATAG